A genomic window from Chitinophaga pollutisoli includes:
- a CDS encoding 7-carboxy-7-deazaguanine synthase QueE — protein MTTATLHSTTVLPVMESFYTIQGEGFHQGKAAYFIRLGGCDVGCVWCDVKESWDADKHPQRPVSALVAEAAMHPGRIAVITGGEPLMHDLRALTEALRAEGFRTHMETSGSSPLSGKWDWITLSPKKFKAPLPESCAAAHELKIVIYNKSDFAWAEQYAAKVEPSCKLYLQPEWSRANEMTPLIIEYVKANPKWQISLQIHKYLNVP, from the coding sequence ATGACAACAGCGACGCTCCATAGCACCACCGTATTACCCGTTATGGAATCTTTCTATACGATTCAGGGAGAAGGATTTCACCAGGGAAAGGCGGCGTATTTCATCCGTTTGGGCGGGTGCGATGTGGGATGCGTGTGGTGCGACGTGAAGGAGAGCTGGGATGCGGATAAGCATCCCCAGCGGCCGGTGAGTGCGTTGGTCGCGGAAGCCGCGATGCATCCGGGAAGGATAGCCGTCATCACTGGTGGCGAGCCCCTGATGCATGATCTCCGGGCGTTGACGGAAGCGCTGCGGGCCGAGGGGTTCCGTACACATATGGAGACTTCCGGTTCCTCGCCCCTGAGCGGCAAATGGGACTGGATCACGTTATCTCCCAAGAAATTCAAAGCACCCCTGCCCGAAAGCTGCGCGGCGGCCCATGAACTGAAAATCGTCATTTACAATAAATCCGACTTCGCCTGGGCTGAGCAATATGCGGCGAAAGTGGAGCCTTCCTGCAAGCTGTACCTCCAACCGGAATGGAGCCGCGCCAATGAAATGACGCCGCTCATTATCGAGTATGTGAAAGCGAATCCGAAGTGGCAGATCTCCCTGCAAATCCACAAGTACCTGAATGTGCCTTGA
- a CDS encoding OmpA family protein, whose amino-acid sequence MKKILLCCCLISTQAIAQQSDKATRKAMELLESSMTAMRSYQYPEAIRYLQEAVRVKPGFPDAYGQMGLTYLAMKQYTDAEQAFRKLGELDSTGLKSVSPSYARAMAGNGKFTEALRLLNQYVRTAKNISPRTSQLKKDMEFAVTTKPVPFQPKNLGESINTPDPEYFPSPTIDGKTLVFTRRVGGRNEDFFIAGRDSLQWTAAQDMGEPVNTAFNEGAQNISQDGEMLVYTGCDFPTGRGSCDIYFSTRSAGGGWTQPKNIGPAINTEAWESQPCLSPDKQTLYFVRATPDAGSDIFYSTRNAQGQWTLAERLGTHINTKGRETTPYLHADGQTLFFASDGHPGFGGLDLFYCRKQADGSWGAPINLGYPINTIEEDGSLTVAANGITAYFASDRTDSRGALDIYSFELYPEARPLPTLYIRGYVFDAKTQERLPAALDLIDLSNRQTVATIRSNSNGDYLVPLPTGKDYAFNVNRKGYLFYSDNFSLTSSQDGQPFEKNIPLTPIEANATLVLRNIFFPSNQFVLEPASATELDKLVDFLKENASLQVEISGHTDNVGSDAANLQLSQNRAASVVSYLTQHGIAANRVKAKGYGETRPLDSNDTESGRAQNRRTELKIISLQ is encoded by the coding sequence ATGAAGAAAATCCTGTTATGCTGCTGCCTCATCAGCACGCAAGCCATCGCCCAGCAATCGGATAAGGCCACGCGCAAAGCCATGGAATTACTCGAATCTTCCATGACGGCCATGCGGTCTTACCAATACCCGGAAGCCATCCGCTACCTGCAGGAAGCCGTGCGCGTGAAACCCGGATTCCCCGATGCTTACGGACAAATGGGCCTCACCTACCTCGCCATGAAGCAATACACTGACGCGGAACAAGCCTTCCGGAAACTGGGAGAACTTGATTCCACCGGCTTGAAATCTGTTTCACCTTCCTATGCACGCGCCATGGCCGGTAACGGGAAATTCACCGAAGCCCTGCGCCTCCTCAACCAATATGTACGCACCGCCAAAAACATTTCCCCCCGCACCAGCCAGCTGAAAAAGGACATGGAATTCGCAGTCACCACCAAACCCGTCCCTTTTCAACCGAAAAACCTCGGCGAATCCATCAACACCCCCGATCCGGAATACTTCCCCTCTCCTACGATCGACGGCAAAACCCTCGTTTTCACCCGGCGCGTAGGCGGCAGGAACGAAGATTTCTTCATCGCAGGCCGCGACAGCCTCCAATGGACCGCCGCACAAGACATGGGCGAACCCGTGAACACCGCCTTCAACGAAGGCGCACAAAACATCTCGCAGGACGGCGAAATGCTCGTGTACACCGGTTGCGACTTCCCTACCGGCCGCGGCTCCTGCGATATCTATTTCTCTACCCGATCAGCCGGCGGCGGATGGACGCAACCAAAAAACATCGGTCCCGCCATTAATACCGAAGCCTGGGAATCCCAACCCTGCCTTTCTCCCGATAAACAAACGCTCTACTTCGTCCGCGCCACACCCGATGCCGGTTCCGATATCTTCTACAGCACCCGCAACGCGCAGGGCCAATGGACCCTGGCCGAACGCCTCGGCACCCATATCAACACCAAAGGCAGGGAAACCACACCCTACCTCCACGCCGACGGCCAAACGCTCTTTTTCGCCTCCGACGGGCATCCGGGATTCGGCGGGCTCGACCTTTTCTATTGCCGCAAACAGGCAGACGGATCCTGGGGCGCACCTATCAACCTGGGGTATCCCATCAATACAATCGAAGAAGATGGCAGCCTTACCGTTGCCGCCAACGGCATTACCGCCTATTTTGCCTCCGACCGGACCGACTCCCGCGGCGCGCTAGATATCTACAGCTTCGAACTGTACCCGGAAGCACGCCCGTTGCCGACGCTCTATATCCGCGGTTACGTTTTCGATGCCAAAACCCAGGAACGATTGCCTGCGGCGCTTGACCTGATCGATCTTTCCAACCGGCAAACCGTGGCTACCATTCGCAGCAACAGTAACGGCGACTACCTCGTGCCCCTGCCCACCGGCAAAGATTACGCGTTCAACGTAAACCGGAAAGGTTACCTGTTTTATTCAGACAATTTCTCGCTTACTTCCAGCCAGGACGGCCAGCCGTTCGAGAAAAACATCCCCCTGACGCCGATCGAAGCCAATGCTACGCTCGTGCTCCGGAATATTTTCTTCCCTTCCAACCAGTTCGTGCTGGAGCCTGCTTCCGCCACGGAGCTGGATAAACTCGTCGACTTCCTTAAGGAAAACGCGTCCCTGCAAGTTGAAATCAGTGGGCACACCGACAATGTGGGCAGTGATGCGGCAAACCTGCAGCTTTCCCAGAACCGCGCGGCATCCGTCGTGAGCTATCTCACGCAACACGGTATTGCCGCCAACAGGGTGAAAGCAAAAGGGTATGGAGAAACCAGGCCGCTGGACAGCAACGACACCGAATCCGGCCGCGCGCAAAACAGGAGAACGGAATTAAAAATCATCAGCTTACAGTAA
- a CDS encoding tetrahydrofolate dehydrogenase/cyclohydrolase catalytic domain-containing protein: protein MQILDGKLTSQAIKDQLAEQTTALKALGKKAPHLAAILVGNDGASETYVASKVKSCAEIGFNSTLLRFEDTISEKHLLDHIIMLNENPDIDGILVQLPLPKHINEELVINTIDPSKDVDGFHPMNVGKMVSGLPAFLPATPYGIMLMLEHYKIDTKGKHAVVIGRSHIVGTPVSILLSRNSNPGNCTVTLCHSHTRNLREICLLADIVVAAVGRPHFVTGDMVKEGAVVVDVGIHRIPDETKKSGFRLVGDVNYAEVAPKASFITPVPGGVGPMTIAALLKNTYQAAIGQKGNQN from the coding sequence ATGCAAATTTTAGACGGCAAACTTACTTCACAGGCCATCAAGGACCAGCTGGCCGAGCAAACGACCGCTTTGAAAGCCCTGGGCAAAAAAGCGCCCCACCTGGCTGCCATCCTCGTCGGGAACGACGGCGCCAGCGAAACGTATGTGGCTTCCAAGGTGAAATCCTGCGCGGAGATCGGGTTTAACTCCACTCTGCTGCGCTTCGAAGACACCATCTCCGAGAAACATCTCCTCGATCATATCATTATGCTGAACGAGAACCCCGATATCGACGGTATCCTGGTTCAGCTGCCCCTGCCCAAACATATCAACGAGGAATTGGTGATCAACACCATCGACCCCAGCAAGGATGTGGACGGCTTTCATCCCATGAACGTGGGTAAAATGGTGAGCGGTCTTCCTGCTTTCCTTCCAGCTACGCCATACGGCATCATGCTCATGCTGGAGCATTACAAGATCGACACCAAAGGCAAGCATGCCGTGGTGATAGGCCGCAGCCATATCGTAGGTACGCCGGTGAGCATCCTGCTCAGCCGCAACAGCAATCCCGGCAACTGCACCGTTACGTTGTGCCATTCCCATACCCGGAACCTCCGTGAGATCTGCCTGCTGGCCGATATCGTGGTGGCGGCTGTTGGCCGTCCGCATTTCGTAACAGGCGACATGGTGAAGGAAGGCGCCGTAGTGGTGGACGTAGGTATCCACCGCATCCCGGACGAAACCAAGAAAAGCGGTTTCCGCCTGGTGGGCGACGTGAATTATGCGGAAGTGGCGCCCAAGGCGAGCTTCATAACCCCGGTTCCCGGCGGTGTAGGGCCCATGACCATCGCGGCCCTGCTGAAAAATACCTATCAGGCCGCCATCGGGCAGAAGGGGAACCAGAATTAA
- a CDS encoding DUF1569 domain-containing protein — METLFPLAQADILVPMLKRLAPDAQPRWGAMTAQQMIEHLDTILQYSISDKPIPILTPEEQLPQIVQWLRTSKPLPRGFNNPLIPVGPPLHPDLQTANQHLMASLERFFQHYNEFPSHTAIHIVFGSLGYEDWQRFHQKHFQHHFTQFGLLEE, encoded by the coding sequence ATGGAAACACTCTTCCCGCTGGCACAGGCCGATATACTTGTTCCCATGCTGAAACGCCTGGCCCCCGACGCCCAACCGCGCTGGGGCGCCATGACCGCGCAGCAAATGATCGAACACCTCGATACCATCCTGCAGTACTCCATCAGCGACAAACCAATCCCCATCCTCACACCAGAGGAACAGCTGCCGCAAATCGTACAATGGCTGCGGACCAGCAAACCGCTTCCCCGCGGATTCAACAACCCGCTGATCCCCGTAGGGCCGCCGCTGCATCCAGACCTCCAAACGGCAAATCAACACCTCATGGCGTCGCTGGAAAGATTCTTCCAACATTACAACGAATTCCCCTCACACACGGCGATCCATATCGTCTTCGGATCACTGGGATATGAAGACTGGCAACGGTTTCACCAGAAACACTTCCAGCATCATTTCACCCAATTCGGATTATTGGAGGAATAA